In the Microaerobacter geothermalis genome, one interval contains:
- a CDS encoding TlpA family protein disulfide reductase, whose translation MPMRLGTPIPSLEGATEWLNGMTNTNELQGSPVLVHFWAVSCHICHETMPEVVQYKEEFAKHGLQVVGIHMPRQESDTDVEKVKADIDKYNIAQPVAIDNMHKIAEAFENEFVPAFFIFDANGHLKYRAAGDRGFKNVKPKLEEVLGI comes from the coding sequence ATGCCAATGAGGTTGGGAACCCCTATCCCATCATTGGAAGGGGCAACAGAATGGCTTAATGGAATGACAAATACCAATGAATTACAAGGCAGTCCAGTTCTTGTCCATTTTTGGGCCGTATCCTGCCATATATGTCATGAAACCATGCCTGAGGTTGTTCAGTATAAAGAAGAGTTTGCAAAACATGGTTTACAAGTGGTAGGAATCCATATGCCTAGACAAGAAAGTGATACCGATGTAGAGAAGGTAAAGGCTGATATTGATAAATACAACATCGCACAACCTGTTGCCATAGACAACATGCACAAGATCGCTGAAGCATTTGAAAATGAATTCGTCCCTGCCTTCTTTATCTTCGATGCAAATGGACATTTAAAATATAGGGCTGCTGGAGACCGCGGATTTAAAAATGTAAAACCTAAACTGGAAGAAGTATTAGGAATATAA
- the proC gene encoding pyrroline-5-carboxylate reductase produces the protein MLDLQLGFIGAGSMAEAMITGILRNQLLKKDNIWVTNRENKVRLDELRNKYGIQMTEDKKELLKKVQVVVLAMKPKDMEHALDELKEWIYPSHLLISVAAGVSTQVIEESFPYPVPIIRAMPNTSSTIGLSATALCKGNWATPHHIETAKEIFRAIGSVCEVEEKDIDIVTGLSGSGPAYVYYLVEALMGAGIREGLEPEVARELTIQTLLGAAQMLITTKEEPSLLRKKVTSPGGTTMAGLQTLDDYRFVEAIHSAVARATERSREMGQFIVNARGNRSVEITNQSNL, from the coding sequence ATGCTAGATCTTCAGTTAGGTTTCATTGGAGCCGGTTCGATGGCCGAGGCGATGATTACCGGAATATTGCGAAATCAATTGCTCAAAAAGGATAATATATGGGTAACCAATCGTGAAAACAAAGTAAGACTAGATGAACTGCGCAATAAATACGGAATTCAGATGACAGAGGATAAGAAGGAACTGCTTAAAAAGGTTCAAGTGGTGGTTTTGGCGATGAAGCCAAAGGATATGGAGCATGCCCTTGATGAACTAAAGGAATGGATTTATCCAAGTCATCTCCTAATCTCAGTGGCTGCGGGAGTCTCAACTCAAGTAATTGAAGAATCTTTTCCATATCCTGTACCGATCATTAGGGCAATGCCCAATACATCTTCAACCATTGGTCTTTCCGCTACAGCCCTTTGTAAAGGTAACTGGGCTACTCCGCATCATATAGAAACAGCCAAAGAAATCTTTCGGGCCATTGGATCAGTCTGTGAAGTGGAAGAAAAAGATATTGATATCGTAACCGGCCTTTCCGGAAGCGGACCAGCGTACGTGTATTATTTGGTTGAAGCCCTCATGGGCGCAGGAATCAGAGAAGGACTGGAGCCGGAGGTTGCAAGGGAGCTAACAATTCAGACCCTTTTAGGAGCTGCTCAAATGCTAATTACCACGAAGGAGGAGCCGTCCTTACTGCGGAAAAAAGTAACTTCCCCTGGCGGCACCACGATGGCAGGCTTACAAACGCTGGATGACTACCGTTTTGTAGAAGCCATTCACTCTGCCGTAGCCCGGGCCACGGAGAGATCCCGTGAAATGGGGCAATTTATCGTTAATGCCCGGGGCAATCGATCCGTTGAAATCACCAACCAGAGTAATTTGTAA
- a CDS encoding MerR family transcriptional regulator, translating into MKLYTISDLAQEFDISTRTIRYYEEVGLIRPGRTLSGIRQYTKKDRTRLKLILRGKRFGFSLDEIREMIELFDEDRTGYKQLEKTIQYGREKIKEIDQKIEELLQLREDLCQLKEQFEQKMHQQKQIH; encoded by the coding sequence GTGAAATTGTACACGATTTCTGATTTAGCCCAGGAGTTTGATATCAGTACAAGAACAATCAGATATTATGAGGAGGTGGGATTAATCAGACCGGGCAGGACCTTATCAGGAATTCGCCAATATACCAAAAAAGATCGTACAAGGCTAAAACTGATTTTACGGGGAAAGAGATTTGGATTCTCACTTGATGAAATCAGAGAAATGATTGAATTGTTTGATGAGGACCGTACCGGATATAAACAATTGGAGAAGACCATACAGTATGGGAGGGAGAAAATTAAGGAGATTGATCAGAAAATTGAAGAATTATTGCAGCTCAGGGAAGACCTATGTCAATTAAAGGAGCAATTTGAACAGAAGATGCATCAGCAAAAACAGATCCATTGA
- a CDS encoding MBL fold metallo-hydrolase, which yields MLSLRNDGDVSILEGRVNIFGVSMKVFLYLIDGLLIDTGPKTLQKETIPLLIQSPIHQVAITHIHEDHIGSAGWIEKNLRVPIYVHPEAVSKTLQFFKLPLYRKLFWGTPEPFHGFPLDPVVVTERYQFQVIDTPGHADDHIVLYEPNHGWLFTGDLFLGIKKKMGIAWESMPLLMDSLRRVLSLDFNTLFCAHTGKVSDGKAGIQKKLDELEKLEQMVLEFYQQGWTVKEITRYLFPKRDPIELFSLGEMSPIHIVNSFIQNKEKKSRDKRNE from the coding sequence GTGCTCTCTCTAAGAAATGATGGAGATGTATCAATTTTAGAAGGACGGGTAAATATTTTCGGGGTTTCTATGAAGGTTTTTCTTTACCTGATAGATGGGCTGTTAATTGATACTGGGCCAAAAACATTGCAAAAGGAAACGATTCCCCTTTTAATTCAATCACCTATTCATCAGGTGGCAATCACCCATATTCATGAAGATCATATTGGATCAGCTGGCTGGATAGAAAAAAATTTAAGAGTGCCCATCTATGTCCACCCTGAAGCAGTTTCAAAAACCCTACAGTTTTTCAAGCTTCCCCTATATCGAAAACTGTTCTGGGGAACACCGGAACCTTTTCATGGATTTCCTTTAGATCCAGTTGTAGTAACTGAGAGGTATCAGTTTCAGGTTATTGATACCCCTGGTCATGCAGATGACCATATTGTTCTTTATGAACCAAACCATGGTTGGCTTTTCACCGGAGATCTATTTTTGGGCATAAAGAAAAAAATGGGAATAGCCTGGGAGTCAATGCCTCTTTTGATGGATTCTTTGCGCCGTGTATTATCATTAGATTTTAATACTCTCTTTTGTGCTCATACCGGAAAAGTATCAGATGGCAAGGCTGGTATCCAGAAGAAATTGGATGAGTTGGAAAAACTGGAACAAATGGTTTTAGAGTTTTATCAACAGGGATGGACAGTAAAAGAAATTACTCGTTACCTTTTTCCCAAAAGGGATCCCATTGAACTATTTTCCTTGGGAGAAATGTCTCCTATTCATATTGTCAACTCGTTTATACAAAACAAAGAGAAGAAATCTAGGGATAAAAGAAATGAATAA
- a CDS encoding acyl-CoA dehydrogenase family protein — protein MYDFLLDKKAEDIREEARRFVKDDVPRQMLLDMDSDKIQYPRSFIEKAAKNKLLGIRFPKEYGGRGLNWVAEVAVLEEIGVLGSALGCLYSLPSIVGEAISKFGSEELKRKFLIPTLEGRLTCAEALTEPRGGSDFFGTTTYARKEGSEYILNGQKRFVVGAEGADYFLVYARTNKDAPSYKGISAFIVPRGEGVRIEYAYGLMGSRGGGAGRVHFKDCRIPEEYLVGKENEGGVIFYQMMIPERLTSAAGALGMARAAIEVASDYSTKRKAFGQKIKEFQGVNFKVADSITQLDAARGIVYLAAKAVDSDMDSGKKRRLVSEAKKFATDTAWNVVNHAMQIMGGIGYTNVYPVERLLRDIRLTMIWTGTNEIMNLIIQHEWYKELASKKDGRNLEWDAAEADKETEKIYE, from the coding sequence ATGTACGATTTTTTATTAGATAAAAAAGCAGAAGATATTCGGGAAGAGGCAAGAAGGTTTGTTAAGGACGATGTGCCACGGCAAATGCTTCTTGATATGGATAGTGATAAAATTCAATATCCTCGTAGCTTTATAGAAAAGGCAGCTAAGAATAAGCTGCTGGGGATTCGGTTTCCAAAAGAGTATGGGGGAAGGGGGTTAAATTGGGTAGCGGAAGTGGCTGTCTTAGAGGAAATCGGAGTTTTAGGCAGTGCCTTAGGCTGTTTATACTCACTTCCCAGTATTGTTGGAGAAGCTATATCCAAATTTGGATCAGAAGAATTAAAGAGAAAGTTCCTTATTCCTACCCTGGAGGGGAGGCTAACCTGTGCCGAGGCCCTTACTGAGCCGAGGGGAGGTTCGGACTTTTTTGGAACCACGACCTATGCGAGAAAAGAAGGTTCTGAATATATTTTGAATGGCCAAAAACGCTTCGTCGTTGGAGCAGAAGGGGCTGATTATTTTCTGGTGTATGCCAGAACCAATAAAGATGCACCATCCTATAAAGGAATTAGTGCGTTTATTGTTCCTAGGGGAGAAGGTGTTCGAATTGAATACGCGTACGGCTTGATGGGATCCCGTGGAGGGGGAGCTGGCAGAGTTCACTTTAAAGATTGTCGTATACCTGAGGAATACTTGGTCGGAAAGGAAAATGAAGGCGGGGTAATTTTTTATCAAATGATGATTCCTGAAAGACTGACCAGTGCGGCAGGGGCATTGGGCATGGCCAGGGCAGCCATTGAGGTGGCTTCTGATTATTCAACAAAGCGAAAAGCCTTTGGTCAGAAGATAAAGGAGTTTCAAGGAGTTAACTTTAAGGTGGCGGATAGTATTACCCAATTGGATGCAGCCCGGGGGATCGTATATCTGGCAGCTAAAGCCGTTGATAGTGATATGGATTCAGGTAAAAAAAGAAGGTTGGTATCTGAAGCCAAGAAATTTGCTACAGATACTGCTTGGAATGTAGTTAACCATGCCATGCAAATCATGGGAGGGATTGGCTATACCAATGTATATCCGGTAGAAAGGCTTTTAAGGGATATCCGTCTGACGATGATTTGGACGGGGACTAATGAAATTATGAATCTAATCATTCAGCACGAATGGTATAAGGAATTGGCTTCCAAAAAGGATGGGCGAAACTTGGAGTGGGATGCAGCAGAAGCAGATAAGGAAACGGAAAAGATTTATGAATGA
- a CDS encoding 3-hydroxyacyl-CoA dehydrogenase/enoyl-CoA hydratase family protein: MARSIRKAAVIGAGVMGSGIAAHLANVGIPVHLLDIVPQSLTEEEEKKGLTLQHPAVRNRFSIKGIETALKSKPASFYNKEDADLITVGNLEDDLNTLRDADWIIEVVVENLEVKKSLFERIEPYRKEGAIVSTNTSGISVNKMIEGRSLDFRQHFVGTHFFNPPRYLKLLEIIPNQDTLPEVVDFISRFAEKTLGKGVVIAKDTVNFIANRIGTYGLQVTIHEMMNFGLSIDEVDSLTGPVIGRPKSATFRTLDVVGLDTYVHVANNVRANVTEEYEKEAFIIPEFIQEMVTRKWLGQKTKQGFYLKQGNEILTLDYTTLEYGPKKKMKAPSLEAAKAAKGLPAKLKALVYADDKAGKFTWNILKKVFLYSAEKLGEIADDIVSIDRAMKWGFNWEMGPFEMWDSIGLEKSVKRMEEEGEIVPKWVKDLLVQGKTSFYQQENGVYSFYVTNGEYRLLEEAPEKISLKALKEQKKVIKSNSGASLIDLGDGVACLEFHSPNNAIGADIIQMINYSVDEVARNYEGMVIGNQSKNFCVGANLMLLLMEAQDENWFEIEMIVKQFQDATMKLKYSEKPVVAAPYGMTLGGGAEVVLPTAKVQASAETYIGLVEVGVGLIPGGGGNKELLLRHLEGIPEGANVDLQPLINQTFEKIAMAKVSTSGKEGKTLGFFRKMDQISYNQDFLIYDAKQAVLSLAKNGYQPPKPKKIRVVGESGYAVMKLGAYSLKVGGQISDHDMKIAEKLAFVLAGGRVPAGSLVTEQYLLDIEREAFLSLSGEPKTQERMLYMLQKGKPLRN; the protein is encoded by the coding sequence ATGGCAAGATCTATTCGAAAAGCAGCTGTTATTGGCGCCGGAGTGATGGGTTCAGGGATTGCTGCGCATCTAGCCAATGTGGGAATTCCCGTCCATTTATTGGACATTGTTCCCCAAAGCCTAACAGAAGAAGAGGAGAAAAAGGGGCTTACCCTTCAGCATCCTGCAGTCAGAAATCGTTTTTCCATTAAAGGTATAGAAACAGCCTTAAAATCAAAACCGGCATCCTTTTATAACAAGGAGGATGCTGATCTGATCACCGTTGGAAATCTGGAGGATGATCTGAACACTTTGCGTGATGCAGATTGGATCATCGAAGTGGTTGTGGAAAACCTGGAAGTAAAAAAATCCCTGTTTGAGCGGATTGAACCCTATCGAAAAGAGGGAGCTATTGTAAGCACCAATACATCAGGGATTTCCGTGAACAAAATGATAGAAGGACGCTCATTGGATTTTCGCCAGCATTTTGTCGGGACACACTTTTTTAATCCGCCTCGTTATCTGAAACTTCTCGAGATCATTCCCAATCAGGATACCCTTCCTGAAGTGGTGGATTTTATCAGCCGTTTTGCTGAAAAGACTTTAGGTAAAGGAGTCGTCATTGCCAAGGATACAGTGAATTTTATTGCCAACAGGATTGGAACCTATGGACTTCAGGTAACGATTCACGAAATGATGAATTTCGGCCTATCTATTGATGAAGTGGACAGCCTAACCGGTCCTGTTATTGGCCGGCCCAAAAGTGCCACCTTTCGTACTCTGGATGTGGTAGGACTAGATACCTATGTACATGTAGCAAACAATGTAAGGGCAAATGTAACGGAGGAATATGAGAAGGAAGCTTTTATTATTCCAGAATTTATTCAGGAAATGGTGACTCGAAAGTGGCTGGGACAAAAAACAAAACAGGGATTTTACCTAAAGCAAGGAAATGAGATCCTTACCCTTGATTACACCACACTGGAATACGGTCCCAAAAAGAAAATGAAGGCTCCTTCCCTTGAGGCGGCAAAGGCAGCTAAAGGGTTACCAGCCAAATTAAAAGCCTTGGTTTATGCCGATGATAAGGCTGGCAAATTCACCTGGAATATTTTGAAAAAGGTTTTCCTTTATTCTGCAGAGAAGCTTGGGGAGATTGCCGATGATATCGTGAGTATTGATCGGGCGATGAAATGGGGATTTAATTGGGAGATGGGTCCCTTTGAAATGTGGGATTCCATTGGGTTGGAGAAATCGGTGAAACGGATGGAAGAAGAAGGGGAAATTGTACCTAAATGGGTAAAAGACCTACTCGTTCAAGGGAAAACATCCTTTTATCAACAAGAAAATGGCGTTTATTCCTTCTATGTCACAAACGGGGAGTACCGTCTGTTGGAAGAGGCTCCCGAAAAAATTTCCCTTAAAGCATTAAAGGAACAAAAGAAAGTGATTAAATCTAATTCAGGGGCAAGTCTGATTGACCTGGGAGATGGTGTGGCCTGTCTTGAGTTTCATTCACCCAATAATGCCATTGGTGCAGATATCATTCAGATGATCAATTATTCAGTAGATGAAGTGGCTCGAAACTATGAAGGGATGGTTATCGGTAATCAAAGCAAGAATTTCTGCGTTGGGGCTAATTTAATGCTTCTTTTGATGGAAGCCCAGGATGAGAATTGGTTTGAAATTGAAATGATCGTCAAACAATTTCAAGATGCAACCATGAAGCTGAAATACAGTGAAAAACCAGTGGTAGCCGCCCCCTACGGCATGACTTTAGGTGGTGGCGCAGAGGTGGTACTTCCCACAGCGAAGGTTCAAGCCTCTGCCGAAACCTATATTGGCTTGGTCGAAGTAGGTGTCGGTTTGATTCCCGGAGGCGGTGGGAATAAGGAGCTTCTTTTAAGGCATTTGGAAGGAATCCCGGAAGGAGCCAATGTAGACTTGCAACCTCTGATCAATCAAACCTTTGAGAAGATTGCCATGGCAAAGGTATCCACCAGCGGAAAAGAAGGAAAAACCTTGGGTTTCTTCCGCAAAATGGATCAAATCAGTTATAACCAGGATTTTCTCATTTATGATGCAAAGCAAGCTGTATTATCTCTTGCCAAGAATGGGTATCAACCTCCGAAGCCGAAAAAAATTCGGGTGGTTGGGGAATCAGGATATGCCGTCATGAAATTGGGAGCTTACTCACTCAAGGTGGGAGGACAGATTAGTGACCATGACATGAAAATTGCGGAAAAATTGGCCTTTGTTCTTGCCGGAGGAAGGGTGCCTGCTGGTTCATTAGTTACAGAACAATATTTGCTGGATATTGAACGAGAAGCATTTTTAAGCCTATCGGGTGAACCCAAAACCCAAGAACGGATGCTTTATATGCTGCAAAAAGGAAAACCGTTAAGGAATTAG
- a CDS encoding acetyl-CoA C-acetyltransferase, translating into MKEAVIVSGVRTAVGKAGKGTLKDVRPDDLGGLVIKELVARTPGLNPEEIDDVIIGCAFPEAEQGMNLGRIVALRAGLPNSVPGIVINRFCSSGLQSIAYAAEKIMVGYADVVIAGGVESMSMIPMGGQKPSPNPYLMDHYPETYMSMGHTAEQVAQRFGISREDQDQFALQSHQRAAAAIKEGKFKDEIVPVTVEKKIIGSNGKVQVENVIFDTDEGVRADTSLEVLAQLRPVFHPKGSVTAGNASQTSDGAAAVMVMSREKADALGLQPMAIFRSFAVGGVDPDIMGVGPVVAIPKALKLAGINQDDIDLFELNEAFASQSIHVIRTLGLDPEKVNVNGGAIALGHPLGCTGSKLTVSLLHELKRRGGRYGVVTMCIGGGMGAAGVFEMIS; encoded by the coding sequence ATGAAGGAAGCTGTCATTGTATCCGGAGTACGCACAGCGGTGGGAAAAGCAGGAAAGGGAACGTTGAAGGATGTCCGTCCTGATGATCTGGGGGGCCTGGTCATCAAAGAATTGGTTGCCCGCACACCTGGCTTGAATCCGGAAGAAATAGATGATGTTATTATCGGCTGTGCTTTTCCCGAGGCAGAACAGGGGATGAACCTAGGCCGAATTGTAGCCTTAAGGGCAGGATTGCCCAACTCAGTACCGGGAATCGTGATTAATCGCTTTTGTTCATCCGGGTTGCAATCCATCGCTTATGCTGCGGAAAAAATCATGGTTGGATATGCGGATGTGGTAATTGCCGGAGGAGTAGAAAGCATGAGCATGATTCCCATGGGAGGGCAAAAGCCCTCTCCAAATCCCTATCTTATGGATCACTATCCCGAAACCTATATGAGCATGGGTCATACCGCTGAACAGGTGGCCCAAAGGTTTGGAATCAGCAGGGAGGATCAGGATCAATTTGCCCTACAGAGTCATCAACGGGCTGCTGCTGCGATAAAAGAAGGGAAATTTAAAGATGAAATCGTACCCGTCACCGTAGAAAAGAAGATCATTGGTTCAAACGGAAAGGTCCAAGTGGAAAACGTGATCTTTGATACCGATGAAGGGGTCAGGGCTGATACATCCTTAGAAGTCCTGGCTCAACTAAGGCCTGTCTTTCATCCAAAAGGAAGTGTGACTGCAGGAAATGCATCCCAGACCAGCGACGGAGCCGCTGCGGTGATGGTGATGTCACGTGAAAAGGCAGATGCGTTAGGTCTTCAGCCTATGGCCATTTTCCGCTCCTTTGCCGTTGGTGGAGTAGATCCTGACATTATGGGCGTTGGACCTGTTGTTGCGATCCCGAAGGCATTGAAATTGGCAGGAATCAATCAGGATGATATTGATTTATTTGAGTTAAATGAAGCCTTTGCTTCCCAATCGATTCATGTCATTCGCACTTTGGGATTGGATCCGGAAAAGGTGAACGTAAACGGCGGAGCCATTGCGTTAGGACATCCCTTGGGATGTACCGGAAGTAAGCTAACCGTTTCATTGCTGCATGAGTTAAAGCGTCGGGGAGGTCGCTATGGTGTCGTCACCATGTGCATTGGCGGAGGAATGGGAGCCGCCGGCGTATTTGAAATGATTTCTTAA
- a CDS encoding acyl-CoA dehydrogenase family protein has protein sequence MGDVTKKQELIKGASFLLEDVDPNKVFTPEDFTEEQELIAKTTEEFVVNEVVPLLEEIEHHQFEHSINLLKQAGELGLLGGDVPENYGGLGLDKISTTLITEKFSRSRSFALTFGAHVGIGTLPIVFFGNEQQRQKYLPSLATGEKIAAYALTEPGSGSDALGAKTTAKLSEDGKYYILNGEKQWITNAGFADVFVVYAKVDGEHFTAFIVEREYPGVSFGPEEKKMGIKGSSTRTVIFEDAQVPVENVLGEIGKGHIIAFNILNIGRYKLAAGCVGSSKRALELAVNYAKERKQFKQPLVNFTLIQQKLADMTVKTYVTESMVYRTGGLIEDMMNSLGDQAADGQSVAKGIAEYAIECSINKVFASESFDAVVDEGLQIHGGYGFMQEYEIENMYRDSRINRIFEGTNEINRLLIPGTLVRKAMKGELPFLQAAQALQGEIMGIMPFMGDDALLAEEKHMVNMSKKVFLMVAGLAVQKYQQKLEREQEILSNLADLVIEIYAMESALLRTLKAVDAVGESAAENKVDITRLYIHEAFARIDALAKECLAVMEDGDMLRTQLSILKKLTRSTPINSIALKRKVASRVIEAGKYVS, from the coding sequence ATGGGAGATGTGACGAAAAAACAGGAATTAATCAAAGGAGCAAGTTTTTTATTGGAAGATGTTGATCCAAACAAGGTGTTTACCCCTGAGGATTTTACCGAAGAACAAGAATTAATTGCCAAGACAACGGAAGAGTTCGTAGTGAACGAAGTGGTTCCCCTTCTGGAGGAGATAGAGCATCATCAGTTTGAGCATTCCATCAACCTGTTAAAGCAAGCAGGTGAATTGGGATTGCTGGGCGGAGATGTCCCGGAAAATTACGGAGGACTTGGCCTGGACAAAATTAGCACCACTCTAATTACCGAAAAATTTTCCCGTTCCCGTTCCTTTGCGCTAACCTTTGGAGCCCATGTGGGAATTGGAACCCTACCTATCGTTTTCTTTGGAAATGAACAACAGCGCCAAAAATATTTGCCTTCTCTGGCAACCGGAGAAAAAATTGCTGCCTATGCACTAACTGAACCGGGATCTGGTTCAGATGCCCTTGGTGCCAAGACTACAGCAAAATTAAGTGAAGATGGGAAATATTATATTCTAAATGGGGAAAAACAGTGGATTACAAATGCTGGATTTGCCGATGTTTTTGTGGTGTATGCCAAGGTAGACGGCGAGCACTTCACCGCATTTATTGTAGAGAGGGAATATCCTGGAGTTTCCTTTGGACCGGAAGAGAAGAAAATGGGGATAAAAGGATCTTCCACCAGAACGGTTATTTTCGAAGATGCCCAGGTGCCTGTAGAGAACGTCCTTGGTGAAATCGGAAAGGGACATATCATAGCTTTCAATATTTTAAATATTGGTCGGTATAAACTGGCAGCAGGCTGTGTGGGCTCCTCCAAACGGGCCCTTGAGTTGGCGGTGAATTATGCCAAGGAAAGGAAACAGTTTAAACAGCCTTTGGTCAACTTCACCTTGATTCAGCAGAAGCTGGCTGACATGACGGTGAAGACCTATGTGACGGAAAGTATGGTTTACCGTACAGGCGGGTTAATTGAAGATATGATGAACAGCTTGGGTGACCAGGCAGCGGATGGGCAGTCCGTGGCTAAGGGAATTGCAGAATATGCCATTGAATGCTCCATCAATAAAGTATTTGCCTCTGAGTCCTTTGATGCCGTTGTAGATGAAGGGCTGCAAATCCATGGCGGATATGGATTCATGCAGGAATATGAAATAGAAAACATGTACCGGGATTCCCGAATCAACCGGATTTTTGAGGGAACCAATGAAATCAATCGCCTTCTTATTCCTGGAACATTGGTCCGAAAGGCGATGAAGGGTGAACTTCCCTTCCTTCAGGCAGCCCAGGCATTACAGGGTGAAATCATGGGCATCATGCCCTTTATGGGAGACGATGCTCTCTTGGCTGAGGAAAAGCACATGGTTAACATGAGTAAAAAGGTATTTCTGATGGTGGCTGGTTTGGCAGTTCAGAAGTATCAGCAGAAACTGGAAAGGGAGCAGGAGATTCTCTCCAATCTGGCGGACCTTGTCATCGAAATTTACGCCATGGAAAGTGCCCTGTTAAGGACCCTGAAGGCGGTGGATGCCGTTGGGGAAAGTGCTGCGGAAAATAAAGTAGACATCACCCGTCTATATATCCATGAAGCCTTTGCCCGGATTGATGCTTTGGCCAAAGAATGCCTGGCTGTGATGGAAGATGGGGATATGCTTCGCACACAATTATCCATTTTGAAAAAACTAACCCGGAGCACCCCAATCAACAGCATTGCTTTAAAACGGAAAGTGGCTTCCAGAGTCATCGAAGCTGGGAAATATGTCTCTTAA
- a CDS encoding class I SAM-dependent methyltransferase, which produces MSNFQWHEETQRQWNAMSDNWAQNSQMMWEEGSRKTIIPLFSKFFSQNQSKVLDAGCGDGYGSWKLASLGYEVIGVDIAGEMVSKAKEKAKERITSDLVLSFQQGDLTQLPFPDQSFGAVLSVNALEWTSSPLHALKELKRVLQPEGIVCLGVLGPTAAPRQHSYQRLYGKEVICNTMMPWECEKLLGEIGFSIIHQEGVYKQGVTADMTERLSRELCQALSFMWLFVGKNTSSW; this is translated from the coding sequence ATGTCAAATTTTCAATGGCACGAGGAAACCCAAAGGCAGTGGAACGCCATGTCTGATAACTGGGCCCAAAACAGCCAAATGATGTGGGAAGAAGGAAGTAGAAAAACGATTATTCCTTTATTCTCAAAGTTCTTTTCCCAGAATCAGAGCAAGGTTCTAGATGCCGGATGCGGTGATGGATATGGGAGCTGGAAGTTAGCTTCATTAGGCTATGAGGTAATTGGAGTAGATATTGCCGGGGAAATGGTGAGTAAAGCAAAAGAGAAAGCAAAAGAGCGGATAACCTCTGATCTTGTGTTATCCTTCCAACAAGGGGATTTGACTCAGCTTCCCTTTCCTGATCAATCCTTCGGTGCTGTTCTCTCCGTCAACGCATTGGAGTGGACCTCTTCTCCCCTTCATGCATTAAAGGAACTGAAAAGAGTATTACAGCCGGAAGGAATTGTATGCTTAGGGGTGTTAGGCCCAACCGCCGCTCCCCGGCAGCACAGCTATCAACGGTTATACGGAAAAGAAGTGATCTGCAATACGATGATGCCATGGGAATGTGAAAAACTACTGGGTGAAATCGGATTTTCCATTATCCATCAGGAAGGGGTATACAAGCAGGGAGTCACTGCCGATATGACCGAACGGTTATCTAGAGAATTGTGTCAAGCTCTATCCTTTATGTGGCTGTTTGTGGGGAAAAATACTTCCTCATGGTAA